A region of Anguilla rostrata isolate EN2019 chromosome 10, ASM1855537v3, whole genome shotgun sequence DNA encodes the following proteins:
- the cenpe gene encoding centromere-associated protein E isoform X13 — MTEESAVKVCVRVRPLIQREEASTENSEPVALYWKADKQAIHQIDDGSVTKTFSFDRVFSAEESTNQLYQDIAKPLVVSAVEGYNGTIFAYGQTSSGKTFTMMGSNRIPGVIPLAMEDVFQTIKNCPKKEFLLRVSYMEIYNETVTDLLCDSWKRKPLEIREGNYKNVYVADLTEELVTSAEQALSWIRKGEKNRHYGKTKMNQRSSRSHTIFRMILESRERSDPASGENADGAIIVSHLNLVDLAGAERASQTGAEGARLKEGCNINRSLFTLGQVIKKLSDENQGGFTNYRDSKLTRILQNSLGGNAKTVIICTITPATVEETISTLQFASAAKRMKNDPHVTEVSDDGALLRRYRNEIVDLKRRLQEVSSVTQTTATEKEVLAQLLQEKDQLQREQQDRIRNLTKIIVTSSNFVVAEKKVPKRRVTWGGKLFRPVQSGDFHIGDAEFGPSEPSVKKRKADLSVLLEQDDDSTEFDSQWETPDDIQFDIEMNQSNVTIRSVTDSDFPSPSRLGELSEKVASLEMQLQMETQQKQEAVEMSSSLEKRVAELEKQLEVQEQELLKDPQEEELGEPSEKVASLEMQLQMETQQKQEAVEMSTSLEKRVAELEKQLEVQEQELLKDPQEEYKKDLGDTIQLCEALVSEKANIAAERDLIKQELSILKDENLLLRRDKDHLLKEIEEKREMQEFSSLEQESAKQYEIELLAEISSIKKVAEKSVACVQKLEADMSAMSTLLKRKEEVIKELQNINGKDLVQENQQLRRSLADAEELSRETKKEWAFLRSDNLSLKERDSSMSTDYEKMKNEVTALCSKLEVEKSRFKKMQVDLQKELQGAFEENTKLTTLLDGKVPKNLIDSIELERTVTGLKKELEMHQEQESFLQSKVEELEALKDLPVQVESLKKQICDLTEELCAARAEKDCLLSAQTSSDAEIGRLTAEVQQAQDQLAEAQAKLSDAEIREDHLSQQHLDITQQAEELKAELKNLTEEKCQLLNTVEELNMKAERSREHETSIEGKLLEQQLLVKDLENKLEETQESSTHAEEHFKEISKQHQDQITQLNEELQLVRSERDALQSERTNTGHLSEEEQEKLRSHVTSLTEERDQLQEILEGVREDRNQLKVNLQEKEEMVVQIHEELRQQKHLASEHEALGESEQAELQQQIQQLNEELEGVKADRSQLKCDMQENVEMMIENQDELRAAQDKIRKQQEVVQDLKTQILQLKSKLVNVNGAEDNLTNLEDLQDQIKQLSEELQLVRSERDALLSERTNAGHVSEEEREKLCSHITSLTEERDQLQEILEGVREDRNQLKRELQEKEEMSVEGQAELLSAQEELKLQQQLNSDLQAQISEKESQLEQITQLSEELQLVCSERDALQSERTNTGHLSEEEQEKLRSQVTSLTEERDQLQEILEGVREERNQLKRELQEKEEMSVEGQAELLSAQEDLKLQQQLNSDLQAQISEKESQLQEITQLSEELQLVRSERDALQSERTNTGHLSEEEQEKLCSQVTSLTEERDQLQEILEGVREERNQLKRDLQEKEEVSVEGQAELLSAQEELKLQQQLNSDLQAQISEKESRLEQQVAQVQEELRQQQHLNSEHQALREREQAELHQQIQQLTAELEGVREERTKLQSDLQENTEMAKETQNLLHSIQEDLKQQQVLNADLKTQNSEIETRLEQQITQLSEELQLVRSERDALQSERTNTTHLSEEEQEKLHSQVTSLTEERDQLQEVLEGVREERSQLKRDLLEKEEMLAQVQKQLLEKGHLNAEQQTLREKEQAEFQQQIQKLAEELEGVREECQQKAELEKASQEALSEANAAIASLREQIRDLEEKSSPAGQGGERLRARLEESELELQKVLEKFQKFADSAAGALKSLEQPLKDASLVQNELAFQVLASIPKPLRALYVEFRKSTDGISDLLWRTARGSAGVAQLHRQQLEAQASQDAACFEESRLQDLLIRAAGDPGDLLAATSDDFRQVWDQRLHELLERREQKLQEMNSVLAELEEGVARNAATVSEELPEQQRTNEELRALVTAPTLDLAALESLLERERARRTLVLQSKKAVFLNLQNEYFKMGSDLKAFKAQASQQLKEERSRSLTLLQKRESGPAKSEAELLQSLQELTLKLQQSETLVKAVQTRAGELEEAQARAEDRVSKHKEATQLLQTELQDVCAQLKEKEGAVRGLEGMLRESEAQVKRGMAPSAVELDEMKNKLIKMELELTARASTHQEELEKMTSMLDHKEEALRKLKEALRKTQQQGDESFMEESIYAKGTATIGGRTVQSSIVMEKNRLEEEVKQLKKKIVQLESLISSQQLEITKWKTRATKLKENRKEGVKAEMPLSPHTPTKRRRPITSEGHILDSPKSKFFDARSVSESVSANCPKQFFDNSTLGNVPEVLYPPTMPELGSPESPEIDLNAAVEDKNAEWWPMSPTQSDNCKTQ; from the exons atgacagaagaatCTGCAGTTAAAGTCTGCGTGAGGGTTCGACCGTTAATACAAAG ggAGGAGGCGAGTACGGAAAATTCAGAGCCAGTCGCTTTGTATTGGAAAGCGGATAAACAAGCTATACATCAGATAGACGATGGCAGTGTTACGAAGACCTTCAGCTTTG ATAGGGTTTTCAGTGCGGAAGAATCAACAAATCAGCTGTACCAAGACATTGCAAAGCCCCTTGTTGTTTCTGCTGTGGAAGGGTACAATG GGACAATATTTGCCTACGGACAAACTTCTTCCGGAAAGACCTTTACCATGATGGGGAGCAATCGCATCCCTGGGGTGATACCACTGGCCATGGAAGATGTCTTCCAGACAATTAAAAAC TGTCCAAAAAAAGAGTTTCTTCTGAGGGTGTCCTATATGGAAATCTACAATGAGACCGTTACGGACTTGCTCTGTGATAGCTGGAAGAGAAAACCACTGGAAATCCGAGAAGGGaactat aaaaatgtttatgtgGCTGATCTGACTGAGGAGTTGGTGACATCTGCTGAACAAGCCCTCTCTTGGATCAGAAAAGGAGAAA agaatcGTCATTATGGGAAGACCAAAATGAACCAACGGAGCAGTCGCTCGCATACCATTTTCCGCATG ATTTTGGAAAGCCGTGAACGCAGTGATCCGGCTTCGGGTGAAAACGCCGATGGCGCCATCATTGTGTCACATCTG AACTTGGTTGACTTGGCTGGTGCGGAAAGGGCTAGCCAAACAGGAGCTGAGG GAGCTCGACTCAAAGAAGGATGCAATATAAATCGCAGCTTGTTCACCCTTGGGCAGGTGATCAAGAAGTTGTCTGATGAGAATCAAGG GGGCTTCACAAATTACAGGGACAGTAAACTTACCAGAATTCTCCAAAACTCATTGGGTGGCAATGCTAAAACTGTCATCATCTGTACCATCACTCCTGCAACGGTAGAGGAAACAATCAGCACTCTACAG TTTGCCAGTGCTGCAAAGCGCATGAAAAATGATCCCCACGTCACAGAGGTTTCGGACGACGGAGCCCTGCTTAGGAgatacagaaatgaaattgtGGACCTGAAGCGACGTCTGCAAGAG GTTTCTTCTGTCACACAAACAACGGCGACCGAGAAGGAGGTTTTGGCCCAGCTGCTGCAAGAAAAGGATCAGCTTCAACGGGAACAACAGGACAGGATTAGAAACTTGACCAAAATCATAGTCACCTCTTCCAACTTTGTTGTCGCTGAAAAAAAG GTTCCGAAGAGAAGAGTCACGTGGGGTGGCAAGCTTTTCAGGCCCGTGCAATCGGGCGACTTTCACATTGGAGACGCTGAGTTTGGCCCATCGGAACCATCTGTCAAGAAGAGAAAAGCGGATCTGTCGGTGTTGTTGGAACAGGATGATG aTAGCACGGAGTTCGATTCTCAATGGGAAACGCCGGACGATATCCAGTTCGACATAGAGATGAATCAGAGCAATGTTACGATACGAAGCGTAACTGACAG TGACTTCCCCTCTCCCAGCCGGCTGGGTGAACTTAGCGAGAAGGTTGCCAGCCTGGAAATGCAGCTGCAAATGGAGACCCAGCAGAAGCAGGAAGCTGTTGAAATGAGCTCATCTCTGGAGAAGAGGGTGGCAGAGCTGGAGAAACAGCTGGAGGTCCAAGAACAAGAGTTGCTCAAAGATCCACAGGAGGAG GAGCTGGGTGAACCTAGCGAGAAGGTTGCCAGCCTGGAAATGCAGCTGCAAATGGAGACCCAGCAGAAGCAGGAAGCTGTTGAAATGAGCACATCTCTGGAGAAGAGGGTGGCAGAGCTGGAGAAACAGCTGGAGGTCCAAGAACAAGAGTTGCTCAAAGATCCACAGGAGGAG TACAAGAAGGATCTGGGAGACACCATCCAACTTTGTGAAGCACTTGTATCTGAAAAG GCAAATATTGCTGCCGAGCGTGATCTCATCAAGCAGGAATTGAGCATCTTGAAGGATGAAAACTTGCTCTTGAGGCGAGACAAGGATCATCTCCTGAAGGAGATCGAGGAGAAGCGAGAGATGCAGGAATTTAGTTCTCTGGAACAGGAGAGCGCCAAACAGTATGAG ATTGAACTGCTTGCTGAAATTTCCAGTATAAAGAAGGTAGCAGAGAAGTCTGTTGCTTGTGTTCAAAAGCTTGAG gctgaTATGTCTGCCATGTCAACTCTGCTTAAACGGAAGGAGGAGGTTATAAAGGAATTACAGAATATT AACGGCAAAGATTTAGTCCAGGAGAATCAGCAGTTGAGACGATCCCTGGCTGATGCTGAGGAGTTGAGTCGTGAGACGAAGAAGGAGTGGGCCTTTCTGCGCAGTGACAATCTCTCACTGAAGGAGAGGGAT TCATCGATGAGCACAGACTACGAGAAGATGAAGAACGAGGTGACAGCCCTTTGCAGTAAACTAGAGGTGGAGAAATCTCGCTTTAAGAAGATGCAGGTTGATCTACAGAAGGAGCTACAGGGGGCCTTTGAAGAGAACACCAAATTGACCACCCTTCTTGATGGAAAAGTCCCCAAAA ATCTTATTGACAGTATTGAACTGGAGAGGACAGTCACTGGTTTGAAGAAAGAGCTTGAGATGCATCAGGAGCAGGAGAGCTTCCTGCAGTCTaaggtggaggagctggaggctctGAAGGACCTCCCAGTTCAAGTTGAAAGTTTAAAGAAACAG ATTTGCGACCTTACAGAAGAGCTTTGTGCTGCTCGGGCTGAGAAGGACTGCCTGCTCTCTGCTCAGACCAGCAGTGATGCAGAAATCGGGAGGCTAACGGCTGAAGTCCAGCAAGCCCAGGACCAGCTGGCTGAAGCGCAAGCCAAGCTAAGCGACGCAGAAATCAGGGAGGATCATCTGTCCCAGCAGCATCTCGACATCACCCAGCAGGCCGAGGAACTAAAAGCAGAGTTGAAGAACCTCACGGAAGAAAAATGCCAACTTCTCAACACTGTGGAAGAACTAAACATGAAG GCTGAGAGAAGCAGAGAACATGAGACTTCTATTGAAGGAAAGCTGCTTGAACAACAGCTTTTGGTGAAAGACTTGGAGAACAAACTTGAGGAAACTCAAGAGTCATCCACACATGCAGAAGAGCACTTCAAAGAGATTTCTAAGCAGCATCAAGACCAG ATAACGCAGCTGAATGAGGAGCTTCAGCTGGTGCGCAGTGAGAGAGATGCTCTCCAGTCAGAGAGGACAAACACTGGTCATCTTTCAGAGGAGGAACAAGAGAAACTCCGCTCACATGTCACCTCCCTCACTGAGGAGAGAGACCAGCTCCAGGAGATActggagggagtgagagaggacaggaacCAGCTGAAGGTGaacctgcaggagaaggaggagatg GTGGTGCAGATCCATGAGGAACTGAGACAGCAAAAGCATCTGGCTTCAGAGCATGAGGCCCTGGGAGAAAGCGAACAAGCTGAGCTTCAACAGCAG ATCCAACAGCTTAATGAGGAGCTAGAGGGCGTGAAGGCAGACAGAAGCCAGTTGAAGTGTGACATGCAGGAGAATGTGGAGATG ATGATTGAAAATCAAGATGAACTGAGAGCAGCTCAAGATAAAATCCGAAAACAACAGGAAGTCGTTCAAGACCTGAAGACTCAGATATTACAGTTGAAGTCTAAGCTGGTGAATGTGAACGGGGCTGAAGATAACCTAACTAACCTGGAGGACCTTCAAGATCAA ATAAAGCAGTTGAGTGAGGAGCTTCAGCTGGTGCGCAGTGAGAGAGATGCTCTCCTGTCTGAGAGAACGAACGCTGGTCATGTGTCAGAGGAGGAACGAGAGAAACTTTGCTCGCACATCACTTCCCTCACTGAGGAGAGAGACCAGCTCCAGGAGATActggagggagtgagagaggacaggaacCAGCTGAAGAGAGAactgcaggagaaggaggagatg AGTGTAGAGGGACAAGCAGAGCTCCTCAGTGCCCAGGAGGAGCtgaaactgcagcagcagctgaactctgaccttcAGGCCCAGATCTCTGAGAAGGAGTCTCAGCTGGAGCAG ATAACGCAGCTGAGCGAGGAGCTTCAgctggtgtgcagtgagagagatgcTCTCCAGTCAGAGAGGACAAACACTGGTCATCTTTCAGAGGAGGAACAGGAGAAACTCCGCTCACAAGTCACCTCCCTCACTGAGGAGAGAGACCAGCTCCAGGAGATActggagggagtgagagaggagaggaaccaGCTGAAGAGAGAactgcaggagaaggaggagatg AGTGTGGAGGGACAAGCAGAGCTCCTCAGTGCCCAGGAGGATCtgaaactgcagcagcagctgaactctgacctccaGGCCCAGATCTCTGAGAAGGAGTCTCAGCTGCAGGAG ATAACGCAGCTGAGTGAGGAGCTTCAGCTGGTGCGCAGTGAGAGAGATGCTCTCCAGTCAGAGAGGACAAACACTGGTCATCTTTCAGAGGAGGAACAGGAGAAACTCTGCTCACAGGTCACCTCCCTCACTGAGGAGAGAGACCAGCTCCAGGAGATActggagggagtgagagaggagaggaaccaGCTGAAGAGAGacctgcaggagaaggaggaggtg AGTGTAGAGGGACAAGCAGAGCTCCTCAGTGCCCAGGAGGAGCtgaaactgcagcagcagctgaactctgaccttcAGGCCCAGATCTCAGAGAAGGAGTCTCGGCTGGAGCAGCAG GTGGCGCAGGTCCAGGAGGAGCtgaggcagcagcagcacctgaaCTCCGAGCATCAGGccctgagggagagggagcaggccGAGCTTCATCAGCAG ATCCAGCAGTTGACTGCGGAGctggagggagtgagagaggagagaaccaAGCTACAGAGTGACCTGCAGGAGAACACTGAGATG GCCAAAGAAACTCAAAATCTGCTTCACTCTATTCAAGAGGACTTGAAACAACAGCAGGTGCTTAATGCTGACCTCAAGACACAAAACTCAGAAATTGAGACTCGCCTAGAACAGCAG ATAACGCAGCTGAGCGAGGAGCTTCAGCTGGTGCGCAGTGAGAGAGATGCTCTCCAGTCAGAGAGGACAAACACTACTCATCTTTCAGAGGAGGAACAGGAGAAACTCCACTCACAAGTCACCTCCCTCACTGAGGAGAGAGACCAGCTCCAGGAGGTActggagggagtgagagaggagaggagccagTTGAAGAGAGACCTGCTGGAGAAGGAAGAGATG CTTGCTCAGGTCCAGAAACAGTTGTTGGAGAAGGGACATCTGAATGCGGAGCAGCAGACCTtaagagaaaaagaacaagCGGAATTCCAGCAGCAG ATCCAGAAGCTGGCAGAGGAActggagggggtgagagaggagtgtcAGCAGAAGGCCGAACTGGAAAAGGCTTCTCAAGAG GCGCTGTCTGAAGCAAACGCAGCCATAGCCAGCCTGAGGGAGCAGATCCGTGACCTTGAAGAGAAAAGCAGCCCAgctgggcagggaggggagaggctcCGGGCCCGACTGGAGGAGTCCGAACTGGAGCTGCAG AAAGTTCTGGAGAAGTTCCAGAAGTTTGCCGACAGCGCCGCGGGCGCTCTGAAGAGCCTGGAGCAGCCGCTGAAGGACGCCTCGCTCGTTCAGAACGAGCTGGCCTTCCAGGTCCTGGCGTCCATCCCCAAGCCGCTCCGGGCCCTGTACGTGGAGTTCCGCAAGAGCACCGACGGCATCAGCGACCTCCTCTGGCGGACCGCG AGGGGCAGCGCGGGCGTGGCCCAGCTGCACAGGCAACAGCTGGAGGCCCAGGCCTCGCAGGACGCCGCCTGCTTCGAGGAGAGCCGCCTGCAGGACCTGCTGATCCGGGCCGCCGGGGATCCCGGCGACCTGCTCGCCGCGACCAGCGACGACTTCCGCCAGGTCTGGGACCAGCGGCTCCACGAGCTCCTGGAGAGAAGGGAGCAGAAACTGCAG GAAATGAACAGCGTGTTGGCCGAGCTGGAGGAGGGCGTGGCCAGGAACGCAGCCACCGTTTCCGAAGAGCTTCCCGAGCAGCAGAGGACCAACGAGGAGCTGCGGGCCCTGGTCACCGCCCCGACCCTTGACCTCGCGGCGCTCGAAAGCCTGCTGGAGCGCGAACGGGCGAGACGCACCCTGGTGCTGCAGAGCAAGAAGGCCGTTTTCCTG AACCTGCAGAATGAGTACTTCAAGATGGGGAGCGACCTGAAGGCCTTTAAAGCCCAGGCCAGCcagcagctgaaggaggagaggagcaggagccTGACGCTGCTGCAGAAACGGGAGAGCGGCCCGGCCAAGAGCGAGGCCGAGCTGCTGCAGAGCCTCCAGGAGCTCACGCTCAAGCTCCAGCAGTCGGAGACACTCGTCAAG GCGGTGCAGACGAGGGcgggggagctggaggaggcccaGGCCAGGGCGGAGGACAGGGTCTCCAAGCACAAGGAGGCCACGCAGCTCCTGCAGACGGAGCTCCAGGACGTCTGCGCCCagctgaaggagaaggagggcGCCGTCCGGGGCCTGGAGGGGATGCTCCGGGAGAGCGAG GCTCAGGTTAAGAGAGGCATGGCGCCCAGTGCTGTGGAGCTGGACGAGATGAAGAACAAGCTGATCAAAATGGAGCTGGAGCTAACGGCGCGCGCTTCCACACACCAAGAGGA GCTGGAGAAAATGACGTCCATGCTGGATCACAAAGAGGAGGCCTTGAGGAAGCTGAAGGAGGCCCTTCGGAAAACACAGCAGCAAGGCGATGAGTCAT tCATGGAAGAGTCCATCTATGCCAAGGGAACAGCCACCATCGGGGGGCGCACTGTCCAGAGCAGCATAGTCATGGAGAAAAACAGACTTGAAGAGGAAGTGAAGCAGCTGAAGAAGAAAATTGTCCAGCTCGAGAG